GTTCTGAAGTGTTTTGGTGAAGAATCTTTAAATTTAACTGATTCGGCCACCATTCTTTATTTGAAGTTCCTTTAGCTGCAGCATGACTTGTTGCTCCAGTAACTGGACACTTACCCATTTCGCTCATAATATTTTCTCCTTTGATAAAGTGAAAAAAGCTTTCTAAGTAAGGATTTGTTGAGATCGTATTAAAGCGTACTATACCTATGCTATATTATGCTTTTCTCTATAGTCTTATTTCAGTTTTTGATAATTCTCTGAAACAAGTAATCTTTAATCTAAGTTTAATGGTTAACAGCTAGGAATCAAGAGTAAACATTAGATTTTCTATTACGAATTGATGAGAAAATATGTAAAGAAATAATGTTATTGTGAGAGCTGAGTGCCGAAAGATCTTCATTATAAATAAAACATGGGGCTGCCCTGAGCGTAAGTTTTGCGTCCTTGGGTCTGGTGATTGACGAATCCAGAGACGGGATAAATGGGAGAAGCATAAGTCAGTAGTCCGAGGATTACTGTTTTCAGATGAGGGGGTGAAGATGAGATCATTGAGACCGATAGAACCTGAATCAGTGTTTGGAGAGATCAAGAAAAATATGGGATTTAAGAGATTTCAACTCCGAGGACAGAAGAATGTTTCTACCGAATGGGGGCTTGAAAGCATAGCTCACAATATAAAGAAGCTATCGAACCTCATGTAAAGTTCCGGGGGAGGATTCCCCCTTTGTTTAAATGATATTTGATTATAAATAATTGAGGCTGTCCCATAACTTATGAGACAGCCCCTCTTTTATCTTTGGGGAGCGCCGGATTCGAACCGGCGACACCATGCATGTCATGCATGTACTCTAACCAGCTGAGCTAGCCCCCCTTAGGAATCATCATTTTACGGTTATTAACAAAATTGTC
This is a stretch of genomic DNA from Oceanispirochaeta sp.. It encodes these proteins:
- a CDS encoding transposase, with the protein product MQRRDKWEKHKSVVRGLLFSDEGVKMRSLRPIEPESVFGEIKKNMGFKRFQLRGQKNVSTEWGLESIAHNIKKLSNLM